A single region of the Thermotoga profunda AZM34c06 genome encodes:
- a CDS encoding NAD(P)/FAD-dependent oxidoreductase — MMRKLGIVGFGAAAIGFMQGLIENGRINHYHVTVFERGKDHMHNTISGVRMDGKIFISRGMGGELDIPIEIQQKTVIFYLTHSGYKPTLKEKTNMVEYLKSFEKDGKKIEYGESFSDEETYRIFYDHGFEPVKAYFFHLGTDVLKETNNNLFEYFSSFKNIEFSFDTTVEDIEIGDKHRVFTNKGEYLFDEVVIAVGRSGHKLMDRLKEKYPHLVKENYYVDIGIRYELPNHVMEKFLDMYEVKVRYKARTGYMCRLFCQNPSGKVTLEKYEDFTTVNGYSDTHHKTENTNFAVLVTTRFTEPFKDPTGYGKNLAKLANILAGDSEKVILQTYGDFKEYRRTKRLGRVLPTLNDNSFILGDANLVFPSKIRESLVDFIDRLDEVIKGVAYFDNLLYAVEVKFYSNKFNNDIIKNLHVIGDCSGWTRSIQYATSMGYLRA, encoded by the coding sequence ATAATGAGAAAACTGGGTATAGTTGGATTTGGTGCAGCTGCCATTGGTTTTATGCAAGGATTAATAGAAAATGGACGAATAAATCATTATCACGTAACGGTCTTTGAAAGAGGCAAAGACCACATGCACAATACAATCTCTGGTGTAAGAATGGACGGGAAGATCTTCATCAGCAGAGGTATGGGTGGAGAACTGGATATTCCCATTGAAATACAGCAGAAAACGGTGATATTCTATTTAACCCACTCGGGATACAAACCCACTTTGAAAGAGAAAACCAACATGGTTGAGTATCTTAAATCTTTTGAAAAGGATGGAAAAAAGATCGAGTATGGTGAATCATTTTCAGATGAAGAAACTTACAGAATCTTTTATGACCATGGATTTGAACCCGTTAAGGCATATTTCTTCCACCTTGGGACAGATGTACTTAAAGAAACCAACAACAATCTTTTTGAATATTTTTCTTCATTCAAAAACATCGAGTTTTCTTTTGATACAACAGTTGAAGATATAGAAATTGGCGATAAGCACAGAGTTTTCACCAACAAAGGTGAATATCTTTTTGATGAAGTTGTAATCGCCGTTGGAAGAAGTGGACACAAATTGATGGACCGACTTAAAGAGAAATATCCCCATCTTGTGAAAGAAAATTATTATGTCGATATTGGTATAAGATATGAATTACCCAACCACGTTATGGAAAAATTTCTCGATATGTACGAAGTGAAGGTCAGATACAAAGCAAGAACGGGTTACATGTGTAGATTATTCTGCCAGAACCCCTCTGGCAAGGTGACTTTAGAGAAGTATGAAGATTTCACCACCGTGAATGGATATTCAGATACACATCATAAAACTGAAAACACGAATTTTGCTGTACTTGTGACCACAAGATTCACAGAACCATTCAAAGATCCCACTGGGTACGGGAAAAACCTTGCAAAGCTTGCAAATATTCTGGCCGGCGACAGCGAAAAGGTGATACTGCAAACCTATGGAGATTTCAAAGAATACAGAAGAACAAAAAGACTCGGAAGAGTGTTACCCACATTGAACGACAACAGCTTTATTTTGGGAGATGCAAATTTGGTCTTTCCTTCAAAGATCAGAGAGTCTCTGGTGGATTTCATCGATAGACTCGATGAAGTCATTAAAGGTGTTGCGTATTTTGATAACTTGCTCTATGCAGTCGAAGTGAAATTCTATTCAAACAAATTCAACAACGATATAATCAAAAATCTTCACGTTATAGGTGATTGTTCTGGTTGGACGAGATCTATTCAATATGCCACCTCTATGGGATATTTGAGAGCATAA
- the ruvC gene encoding crossover junction endodeoxyribonuclease RuvC, translating into MTILGIDPGFGILGYGILRASGNLFEHVTHGVIQTKKEQNIALRLKYLYENLCDLIDEFKPDEIAMEKLFFSRNVTTAISVGEARGIVLLSAAQRKIEVYEYTPHEIKKAVTGDGRAMKRDVQEWMKILLNLSQIPKPDDAADALAIAYCHGVTRNFIRRFSV; encoded by the coding sequence TTGACAATTCTTGGTATCGACCCTGGATTTGGTATCTTGGGATATGGTATTCTTCGGGCCAGTGGTAACCTTTTTGAACATGTAACTCATGGGGTAATACAAACAAAAAAAGAGCAAAACATAGCATTACGCTTGAAATATTTGTATGAAAACCTTTGTGATTTAATCGATGAATTCAAACCTGATGAAATCGCGATGGAAAAACTGTTTTTTTCTCGAAATGTGACAACTGCGATATCTGTGGGTGAGGCAAGAGGAATTGTGTTGTTATCAGCAGCTCAAAGAAAGATAGAAGTCTATGAATACACACCACATGAGATAAAAAAAGCAGTAACTGGTGATGGTAGGGCTATGAAAAGAGACGTTCAAGAATGGATGAAGATCCTACTCAATCTATCGCAGATACCAAAGCCAGATGATGCGGCTGATGCACTTGCCATTGCTTATTGTCATGGTGTAACCAGAAATTTCATTCGGAGGTTCAGCGTATGA